From Quercus robur chromosome 8, dhQueRobu3.1, whole genome shotgun sequence:
GGTACATGGGTTACATAGTGTCAAGCTTTGCataaaatgaaagagagaatattgaTATCTATGTAcattctcaatttttttctgCTCAAAATGTTTTTCTCCAACAATTGTTCTATTCTTTTCAATGGGAGAAAGTTGCTTTTACAACCCTTGCTCTTCCTAGGGGGAGTTTTAATTGTTTGCATTTCATACATGTGTCATTCATACTTTGCATATGTTGTCCCCTTGATATCCATAtcatcttgtttcattacatttATGCTTGTATATGGATTCTTTGTGCCCCTTTGATTATCTTTATGTTTCCCTGGTGaagttttatagttttttgtGCCCTCTGTCAATCataacaaaaagggggagaaaacgTGGTTTTTGGAGATTCTACATGTTAAGGGGAGCAGTACTTTTCTTTGAAAGGGGGAGCTGTGTTTTATTTGCTTAAAGGGAGAGCATGATGTACTTTGGGGTTCTATGCCTATTTTTTATCAGTACACATATTCTTGAGCTTTACTTGTTTATTATTTGTCATTGTTTTCCATATGGTGCGCATAACATGTTTGTTAAATGCTTTCAGGAAAGACAAGTATGGAGCCAATCAAAATAGTCAATCCTAGTTCGTGCTATGATTTTTTAAGACTGATTGTTTTTAGATAAGCTAGTTTGTTTAAATATGGGTTCATTCATTATATTCGGGttattattgtattgggcttactATTGTACTTGACGTTTTTTAATGGATTgacaaaaggggagattgttaggatcaTGTATTTTGGTATTGTTAACCATGCCAAATTATGTGTCTTTAATTGAGTTTTGATGTGTCTTAAAGTTGTAATTGAAGATCAAGTTGAAGACacaaagtttgctcaagaaaaacacatttttagtaTGTACCTCGATAGTAGCTTGATACCTCTCGATAGAAGCTAGAAACTTACTACCTCCTCGACacaagctcgatctatcgagttTCGCAAATCAGCAAAAATCAGCAACGTAAAAAAGCCCATAACTTATTCATTTGAAACCAGAATTGAGATCCGTTTGAAccagtatttaaaggaaatTATTAAGCCATCTATTAGAAGGATTTTTAAAGAGAGAAACACTCCATttatgtggctagggttttgtaaccaagttttCTCTATTTCACCAAACCAAAGAGTTTCAAAGTATATCTGAAGATTCCATTGGTAAAGAAGTTGAAGTCATAACAACCACCATAGACTTGCTACTGTGAAGAAAACCTTCAAGACGTTCTTAAAGTCAGTTAGAGGTTCTAATTGTGATTGTGGGTGgagtgtttatatattgaagagttcaaaggttctgaagcagtagaaggtttctgctgtaagttcatctactaGGATTGtaaagtctagggacaaagtTTTTGTATTAGATCTTGTTAGgctctaaatgtttagaacaattagcAAATCGTGAAcgcaaacttgtctagatatagatcttagagtctataggtattattagacaatactcaaggtgattcaagtcaagattcaagaacatacaaactgcaagaagaagatttcataatctgtctggttcgatcgatcgaaagacaggctcgatcgatcaaaagtcgtatctgcagaattttttaattaagcccaaacagcagttcaagcccatttaggattagggtttctaatctacttctcccagtatataaaggaaaccctaagcacgtttttataaggctttttcaaagagaaaagagtgtgcatcttttgtatttagggttttgttcctaaaaagctctctcatatcttctaccggtgtttttacttgaagaatctcaagatccggtattgtagaagttgctgccttctcttgtcatcaaaggtgttgatgatctaaaccttcaagggtggtctttgagtcacaaacaggagagtttgtgttgctaaacctttgagtgagatctcaaagtcacaaacgggggtgtttgtgttttgcaaagaccaaagaaagaaggagtccgtggatttggagcttacacgtggtcgtgtcagtaagttctactgatgggtagcaataagaagtcgagcgtgggggcttgtaagtcttattgtatgaacttcgattctttttagtggatttgctttttaccttgaggatagttaggttaatcCTCCCCatgttttttaccggtttggttttcctaggttatcatatcgttgtgttatttatttttccgctgctttgcatgatatgattgtttgattgtgataacctagatttggaatttggactaagtaacaacttggctaattacctaggttaatccaattgtgttttaaggggtctaaaagctaacagatctgaaacttctctttattataatggatttttttttgggaaggtttccccccaagttttttactgtgaaactagtttgtttaattggttttcctaagtcatcatatcttgttttatttaCTATTCTGCTGTGCATGTTTTTGCcttgatattgatgtttgtttatttgaacaaggtttattcataatatctaattaacaacttgagtttaaaacttgttaattctatcaactagGATCTAAATTTTCCAGCAACCAGTACAACTTTCTCTGACGTGGAGACAGACTTGGACTGCATGGATTTTCTGCCCTTAGTGGACATTGCTGAACTCATGATCTAGTTAAACTTTTCCATTGTATTCAATATTGAATATTCGTGGGTGGAAATTAGAACTAGAGAAAAAGTTAATGTTGGAGCATATTCTCATattgttcaaaaaaatttagcctCCGTTTAGGCGGTGACTAAAAAATGTATAGCTTTTCTATACATTGCATGACTAGCATCTTACAATAGACGGCAATACTTGATTGGAGAGAAGGATTACTGGGCAGTAGTGAGATTGTTCTTTGGAAGGGTGAATAATTTCAGGCATGGGATGAtagtaatacttttttttttcttctttcttttttgagaaaaaggatAATAGTAATACTTTATaactggaaaaaagaaaattcaaagatgAAATCCAGTACTTTATTTCAATAACACAGGACAGCAATATTATTGCTTTTAAATCATAAACACAAATAGGAGTATATATAGCACATAAACGATTATTATTATGGCAATTCTTATTCAACAGCAGCAACTGGTCCATATCTTTTATCTATGACCCATCAATATTTTCAACTAGTAATGTTGCACCATGACGTTCAACTGGACAACCGAGTTTTGGGTAGCAATGTCTAAGGAATATGTCTTAGAAGTTATATAGCCCCTAGCAAATCGGAATTTCCCAGTCCCGCCCACCACCGCAACCTCTGTAACAGGCGCATTATTATTAATACCTTGTATTTGTATGGTGCTTCCATTGTACTCTTTATTTATGAACACTATTGATGCCGTAGTAAATGAATCCAACCCATCCAACGCGGCTGTCACGTACAGGCCTTGATATTGCCCAACTTTGGGTgactttggatttggggtttcgGTGATATTGTCGTCGACGACAAAGATGGTGCCAAATTGGGTGAATGTCCAAGCCTTGCCAGCAATGCCTGCAACTGGGATCACCGTGGCATTGGGGTTGCAGAGGGCTGAGATGTCATGAAGGTAAAAGGATAGCTTGGTTTCTTTAAGGTTCGTAGCTTTAGCTGCATACATGGCTGTGGTTAGGACCAATACCAAGAAAATATTGGTAAGAATTTTTCGTAAAAAGCTTCTTGCCATCATCAACATCTAGGAATAGGTAGTGACTCTGAATTTGTACTCCTTATATGGGTTTTGGTctctatttataatatataacatGTCTAgaatatacataaaatattgtgtcaaaataatgtcatctatatatatatataaaaccgaaacctctgctggcaccacaattttccacgtcaacacaatatttaaaaaataaaaataaaaatgttataactcctcaaaaccctagcaaccttacccctctctcaagttaagaaatataaagccacggtttctgcaaactctctctctccagcacaattttccacgtcagcacaatatttaaaaaaaaataaaaataaaaacattataactcctcaaaaccctagcaaccttacccctctctcaagttaagaaatataaagttatggtttctgcaaactctctctctctccagacgcaggaagccctaaacgcacagTGTAGCATtcaaggttagttttgtttatatattaattaatacatagtactttgtttactattgaatactcatataatcaatttccaattcagtgttcaagaaccaaaattctaactgcgctatcataaaatattattattagtataaattttatggagttgcagtgttcaggaattaaacgaaaattcttttaaattatctataatattttgtcctccaaaaattttctctctttaattttagtatattgtgtttcttaagttaTAAAGAGATTttctttagtatatatatatataaaaccgaaacctctgctggcaccacaattttccacgtcaacacaatatttaaaaaataaaaataaaaatattataactcctcaaaaccctagcaaccttacccctctctcaagttaagaaatataaagccacggtttctgcaaactctctctctccagcacaattttccacgtcagcacaatatttaaaaaaaaaataaaaataaaaacattataactcctcaaaaccctagcaaccttacccctctctcaagttaagaaatataaagttacggtttctgcaaactctctctctctccagacgcaggaagccctaaacgcacagTGTAGCATtcaaggttagttttgtttatatattaattaatacatagtactttgtttactattgaatactcatataatcaatttccaattcagtgttcaagaaccaaaattctaactgcgctatcataaaatattattattagtataaattttatggagttgcagtgttcaggaattaaaccaaaattcttttaaattatctataatattttgtcctccaaaaattttctctctttaattttagtatattttgtttcttaagttataaagagattttctttagtttctgcaaactctctctctccaaatgtaggaagccctaaacgcacagtatagcattcaagatctacaatgcacggtatacatttgggtattagttagaattgttttcaaatgattgtatcaataaaagtgaatgtgtataaattttgtttaactatcccgtgcatcgcacgggttagcgactagtttggTCATATTTAACTAATTTACATGACAGTTGTCAATCTGTAAAGTTTGACAAATAATGTAAttaaaaattcataataatTACCATAAATTAAATTTGCAAGTCTAATGTGGGTAGAATAAATGCTGACACATGTATTCAATTTAAATCAAGTCTCAAAGCATTTGGATTTATTAGTACTAAAATTATAGTGAATTTTCTTTTGGGATTTTAAATCTTTCAGGTACATACTTGAGTTTACCATATAACTAGAATTTTCATGAATTCTATATGAATGATGGGAGATGATCTATGAGTATGACTTTAACGGTATAAAATCTTAAGGAAGCCTAGTTCGCAATATTGAATCTGTCCCATAGTAGTAGAATGTTATCATATTATGTCTCTTTCGTAGAGGTAAACGCAATATCTTTTTAAAGAACCAGATTAAAGCAATTTTAAATTCTACTAAACAAAGACCAAACATatccacaaataaaaaataaaaaatcacactAATAGAACACTAACCTCATGACGAGAACTACATAGAGGTAAACACGAGAGCCCAACCGACATTCACGGCGTACTTGCCTCCTAGGAGGATTCCGGCATgctcataatttaaaattgatgGCAATTACTGTCAGTAATACAGGGAACATGGTCCTCAAAGAGTGGAATAATAGTAATACATCCACAAAGACCAAACACatccacaaataaaaaataaaaaatcacaccAATAGAACACTAACCTCATGACGAGAACTACATAGAGGTAAACACGAGAGCCCAACCGACATGCTCCGTGTACTTGCCTCCTTGGAGGATGTTGAAATGTTAAAttttcatcaacaaaaaaatggttttttttttagagaaagttttaacttatagcgtccactcctgatgatagctctttatcatcagatcaagacaccaattagtttttagtgtaggcggagattgaaccctagatctcttatataaccattacaaactttaccagttgagctaattggaacccaccaaaaaaaaaaaaaatggttacttAAAAAATGTCCAGATTTATAAGTAATGAGGAACTGCCCAAGAGAAGCTGATGCAAACTGCTCCATGAATTGATCagttaagaggaaaaaaagggggaaacaGTTTCTCAATTCCTCTATAAATTAAAGAGACTTCAGCAGGTTTCAAGGGGAAGCAAGACTCTACCCAATTAATAGAGTCTTTGACTCTACCATATTTTAATGGAGTTCTTGACTCTACCCAATTAATGGAATCCTTGACTCTGTTATATTTTAATGGAGTTCTTGACTCTACCCATATTTCAATGaagtccttgactctaccaaATTAATGaagtccttgactctaccacATTTTAAAggagtccttgactctatcAAATTAATGGAGTCCTTAACTCTACCACATTTTAATGGAGTCCTTAATTCTACAACATTTTAATGGAGTCCTTAACTCTACCAAAATTAATAGTAATACATTTTTTAGgtgcaacaaaaaaattcaaacatgaaatcCAGTGCTTTATTTCAATAACTCTGGACAACGCAATATTATATATGCCTTTAAAACCATAAACACAAATAGgacaacaatattttttagagCTAATGCACCAGCacaaggacttttttttttttttttgaaaaagaagacaaaaacaaagacTTTTGGCATCCATGctgaaaaaaattacaaactaataCCAATCTCCAAAAAATTTCGTTAGTTAGCAAcgtttccaaactatttaggaaactaacatctcgagtctaaGACACTCGAGTTTAATGTGCTAAATCGAGCCTTTGAGGCTCGAGTTTTGTAAAGTGAAACGACAACAAAAGAGAAtagaaacacaaacccagcaaagaGATCAAAAACACAAGTCCACAACGAAGCAAAAAGATATACATAAACCTAGCAAAAGAGATAAacagaaacacaaacccaacaaagatGGAAAATGGAAACCATGAAGAAGGCTTCAGGTAGCGGCTCAAACTGAACCCAAGCAATGACTCGAACTAAACCTAGGCGGCGAAGGCTCGGACTGAATGAAGAATGAAAGGGTttgttctgggtttgatttgggtcTAGTTGGTGTGGAGAATGAAGAACAAAGCGGTTTGTTCTTAGGGTTTGATTTAAGTTTGTTGATCTAGAGAATGAAGAACgaaggaagaaaaggaagaacaacaaaggaagaaaatgaagaatagTGGGTCAACAAGAAAGGAAATCGAGTgtgtaaaactcaattttcactACCAGCACATTGATCTTGAGTCTCTTAGGCTCGAGTTGCTACAATGAactcgagtctaagagactcgagaTGTttgtttcctaaatagtttagaaacgttgctaactaacaaaattatttGGAGATTGGTGttagtttgcaattttttcCATCCACACTCTGCTCTCTAACTCTTTCCCaattatctatttattattatggAAATATTTTCAACAAGTAATGGTGCACAGGAGAACAACGTATCGGGTAGGAAAGTCCAAGAAATGTGTCTCAAAAGTAGCATAGCCCCTAGCAAACCAGAATTTGCCTGTCCTGTCCACCACTGAAATCTCTCTAAGAGGCTCAAATTGCTTGCTAATACCAAGTATTTGTATGGCGCTTCTTGGTGACGgctttaaatttatttcaatgtGTTCATATGAATAATCTaagttgttaaaataaaaattttatttgtaaaaaaaagaaaacagaaaaaataatatatatatatataatttattttaaacttacaagttttgtgtgctaaaaaaaaaaaaaattattgaatacctTGATTTGAGAATCTCAAGAATTTtgattgaacaaaaataatgttgACTACCAAACATAACATAATCCTTAACTccttaaatgttaaaaaaaaaaaaaaaaaaaaaaaaaaaaaaaaaaaaaagaaagaaagagagaaattctctggatggaaaatttttacAACACCATTGTTTTTAGTTATGGTGACTCTctatctaatattttattattttattttgatctataaGAGATTGATACCTTAGCTATTGTCAAAATGTTGCAATAATTGTGTTCTAGTCCCTAGTACAAACTCTAAAAATTAGTccaaataatatcaaaattgtAATATCATAGTTGAAATGACCGTTAAGAACCGCCATTAAAAACTATGAGTAATTACACTTTTGccacctgtggtttgcctcAAATTTAACTCACCCACCTATGGTTTcaatatttttgacattttacccACCTATGATTTAGTTTGTTACTACTCTATAACCCACCTCCCTATCTGCCATTACTCTAACACGTTtcctttcaaaatcaaaatataaagcAGATCAAACACTCATTTCCCCCGAAACACACACTCTTTCTATCTCACGCTTGCTCACCCACTGAGGATGCTACACACCTGAGTTCTTAGACCCGTTTATGCCTAGGATCCTCGGGGTGATTTTGAGCAAGGAAACCATGGAGTTACTAATCTATTGATTCAGGGTTTTGATCGTTACCAACCTGTGATTTTTTGTTAACAAATTGGATCTTGATCTGTTCATGTTTCTCTCTATTGGGTGAGTTCCTGACTTTCTGAGCTtgaagtattattttttttctttttctttcatctacTATTTTCCTCTTATTCTAGGTAGATTTAAAAATCTGCATAGTGTTTCGATTGAAGTTGGGTTTAAAaatggcgtaaatgcacttttggttcctacattttggggtcatttctattttggtccctacatttctattttaccacttttagtccctaaaatgaAAATCGcattccattttggtccttaccgtTAGCCTACTAACGGAAATTGCTTATGTGGAAAACTGAGTGCACTGCTGGCACATTAAATGTTGATGtggtcaataaaaaaataataaaaaattttaattagcatttaaaaaaatgtcatgtcagcttttaaatatataaaaaattatccaatcaattttaacaaaataaaaaaggaaaaaacagaattaaaaatgataaaatgcataaattcatatttaattcattttcaaCAAGAACACAATCACAAATTTAAACATCAACACAATAACATAAGAGTACAAACccagaaccaaacacaaaaaacacaaactcaaatttaaacattaacACAAGATCACAAATACAAATAACACATTAACCCAGAAAATCATACAAACCCATCAAGAAAACATAagagcacaaacccaaaaaagtcatacaaacccaaaaataaaacacagtaaaatcataaaagaattttgtaccaaaaaaaaaaatccatatatataaaCGAACCAAATTatcgaaaagaaaaaaatagatttaacaCTACTAGTCACACAAGAATGTTATGTTAGTGTTAGAGAGATGAAATTCTGTGAGCGTGGAAATTACATGGATTGAGTTTCTTTAGAAAATGTAAGGgatgaaaagtgaaaacccaATGTTCAGGCAATCTAAAGTCTATTAACCTATGTACCCTTTCATAAAGAGCTGCACTTATTTTGAAAGATTGTGACCATATGGCTGTGGACGCCGGATTCATCGGGTTTTCCCATTTTTTGAGAGGAACCCATGACTTCCATGCTGAAGGGTGCATTGTTGCCTCTCAAAATCCAGatcaacaaaaacccaaatcaacaaGGTGAAAACCCAGATCAACAAAAATCATAATCCACAAACACGAAGACATGCCCACAATTACAAAGACAACATTTTggaacccaaacccaaaactcaacccaatttttttcaacaattacatagagaaaaaactcaaaaacattcAACAATTACACAGAGacaaaactcaaatccaaatTTTTCAGCCCCAACACAAAACTCAACCCAGATTTTCTTAGGCTTTCTGAGgaaccaaacacaaaactcaaaactcaaatccCAAATCAATGAACAAAACCCAAGATCTGAAACCACAAATAACCAtagatttagagagagagagagagagagctgggTTTTTGGCCatgggtttagagagagagggcTGAGTTTTTGGCTAGAGAGAGTTGGGTTTTTGGCcaaggtttagagagagagaaagctggGTTTTCGGCCATGAATTTAgagaatttagagagagagagagttgggatTTTGGCCAtggatttagagagagagcccaCCTTTAGTCGGCCCCTTTAGCCAAAACCACCTTCAGTCACCTCCACCTTCACCTAAAACCCACCTTCAATCACCTTTACCTTCACCTTGAGCTTGGAGACTTTTGTGGAAAGGG
This genomic window contains:
- the LOC126693966 gene encoding pterocarpan synthase 1-like — protein: MLMMARSFLRKILTNIFLVLVLTTAMYAAKATNLKETKLSFYLHDISALCNPNATVIPVAGIAGKAWTFTQFGTIFVVDDNITETPNPKSPKVGQYQGLYVTAALDGLDSFTTASIVFINKEYNGSTIQIQGINNNAPVTEVAVVGGTGKFRFARGYITSKTYSLDIATQNSVVQLNVMVQHY